In Prochlorococcus marinus str. MIT 1214, one DNA window encodes the following:
- a CDS encoding BMC domain-containing protein, which produces MASETMGIALGMIETRGLVPAIEAADAMTKAAEVRLIGREFVGGGYVTVLVRGETGAVNAAVRAGADACERVGDGLVAAHIIARPHREVEPALGNGNFLGQKD; this is translated from the coding sequence ATGGCTAGCGAAACAATGGGTATTGCTCTCGGCATGATCGAGACACGCGGATTAGTACCAGCTATTGAAGCTGCTGACGCGATGACCAAGGCGGCAGAAGTGCGCTTGATTGGTCGTGAGTTTGTTGGAGGTGGTTACGTAACAGTTTTAGTTCGTGGTGAAACTGGTGCGGTAAACGCCGCAGTTCGTGCAGGTGCAGACGCTTGTGAGCGTGTAGGTGACGGACTCGTTGCAGCTCACATCATTGCTCGTCCTCATCGTGAAGTTGAGCCTGCTTTGGGTAACGGTAACTTCTTGGGTCAGAAGGACTGA